The DNA segment ACAATGATCTTACATAGTACACATCAATGTGACACAGTACACAATGATCTTACATAGTACACATCAATGTGACACAGTACACAATGATCTTACATAGTATACATCAATGTGACACAGTACACAATGATCTTACATAGTACACATCAATGTGACACAGTACACAATGATCTTACATAGTACACATCAATGTGACACAGTACACAATGATCTTACATAGTACACATCAATGTGACACAGTACACAATGATCTTACATAGTATACATCAATGTGACACAGTACACAATGATCTTACATAGTACACATCAATGTGACACAGCACACACAATGATCTTACATAGTACACATCAATGTGACACAGTACACAATGATCTTACATAGTACACATCAATGTGACACAGTACACAATGATCTTACATAGTATACATCAATGTGACACAGTACACAATGATCTTACATAGTATACATCAATGTGACACAGTACACAATGATCTTACATAGTACACATCAATGTGACACAGTACACAATGATCTTACATAGTACACATCAATGTGACACAGTACACAATGATCTTACATAGTACACATCAATGTGACACAGTACACAATGATCTTACATAGTACACATCAATGTGACACAGTACACAATGATCTTACATAGTACACATCAATGTGACACAGTACACAATGATCTTACATAGTACACATCAATGTGACACAGTACACAATGATCTTACATAGTACACATCAATGTGACACAGTACACAATGATCTTACATAGTACACATCAATGTGACACAGCACACACAATGATCTTACATAGTACACATCAATGTGACACAGTACACAATGATCTTACATAGTACACATCAATGTGACACAGTACACAATGATATTACATAGTACACATCAATGTGACACAGTACACAATGATCTTACATAGTACACATCAATGTCACACAGTACACAATGATCTTACATAGTATACATCAATGTGACACAGTACACAATGATCTTACATAGTACACATCAATGTGACACAGTATACAATGATCTTACATAGTACACATCAATGTGACACAGTACACAATGATCTTACATAGTATACATCAATGTGACACAGTACACAATGATCTTACATAGTATACATCAATGTGACACAGTACACAATGATCTTACATAGTACACATCAATGTGACACAGTACACAATGATCTTACATAGTACACATCAATGTGACACAGTACACAATGATCTTACATAGTACACATCAATGTGACACAGTACACAATGATCTACATAGTACACATCAATGTGACACAGTACACAATGATCTTACATAGTACACATCAATGTGACACAGTACACAATGATCTTACATAGTACACATCAATGTGACACAGTACACAATGATCTTACATAGTACACATCAATGTGACACAGTACACAATGATCTTACATAGTACACATCAATGTGACACAGTACACAATGATCTTACATAGCATATATCAATGTGACACAGTACACAATGATCTTACATAGTACACATGAATGTATGACACAGTACACATCAATGTGACACAGTACACAATGATCTTACATAGTACACATGAATGTATGACATGGTACACATCAATGTGACACAGTACACAATGATCTTACATAGTACACATGAATGTATGATATAGTACACACCAATATGAAGATACACATTGATGTATGACAGATAGGAAGCTGTACGTGTTAATAATTACAAAGAGAAGACAAGAAGTCGGTAATGAGAGATTGAAAGGTCAAGGTGAGGCGATGAGGAGGAAGGGATGGTGAAGTAAGACAGGTGTTTAATTGCTGTGGAAATATTTCACATTCCATGAAGGAGAGACAGTGTAATCTAACTTGTTACAAACTCAAGTCTATTGACagccgtctctctctctcgctttgcaaGGATAAACATGTTTTATCAGACTCAGCAGTGTCTCTCTTTACAAACACACCCATGTcttcacaactctctctctctcttgctccacAAAACACATTCACATCTTCTCACAGTTGACCCAGGTGACATGACAATTACACCATCTCATTCATTCAATCTAGACAAACCTTATTAAAAAAGAatgcatatacacagaaaaaaaaaagggaaacatcAACAGTCTCATTAATCACAAAATACTGTCCCCGACATCTGCACCACCACAAGCAACAGGTGCAGAAAAACCAGCATCTGTTGCGCTCTGGTCAAGTCCACCTTGTTCTCCTCCACTGTAAAGGATAAACATGACTAGACTATCACACAACATCTAATATACAATAAACCACCATATATTAGCCTATCAATGGGAGGGCCTCTACAAAACAAGACACCTGGTATGTCTAAAATGCTTTCATTTAACCAAATATCTTGtcattgtttagtcccaggtgaACTCTGatcattctagccatgaccacccTACCTGTTTATGAGTATTTAGGGCTACATAATCCAAAGTGACCCTCACACAGATATGCATGGTTATACTTAACCAATATCTGGCATTCCCTGCTACTCCATGGATGCTGCAAATGCATTATCTTTTCCTTGTGACACATCCACAAGTGGAGAGGTTTGTAAGGGTACCTGGAGCCAGGCAGATGCTGCTGGAAACAGCCCAGGCACAGCAGAGGTGGTGAAGTTATTGTCTCTGCAATATCATTGACTGATGATGAAAAAGGCAAACCAGGGGGCTGGTGGATAAGGGTAGAGTTAAGAGGCTTCATGTGGGGTTAGAGCTGAAGTGGGAGATTACatgggaggtaaaaaaaaacccagagtgGCAAGGGCTGATGGATCAGGACAAAGATAggagttaaccctttcattactgtatttattttgagatgctctgtgtttctttcaattattttaaatataacaaaggactttgtaaaataacttagttatcattaagctagtgtttggaacataaattgtgactaaggcttggtggaatattttaattcaaaacttatgaaagcaggacattttaccacagagccagagccggttttggccgggttagtaacaaaagggtacaacaacaacaaaaactcaaAAGGAAATATTAACAGTCAACTCACCCCTAAATATTCCTCTTCATTGAACAACTGTGGTGGGAGGGCTGCTTCATTGCCACACAACGAACGCATCTTGTTTTTGTCCTCCACATCCTTGGAAATGTCAATTTCGGTAAATTCAATGTTTTTGGAATTCAGAACGGTTTT comes from the Octopus sinensis linkage group LG26, ASM634580v1, whole genome shotgun sequence genome and includes:
- the LOC115224781 gene encoding SH3 domain-binding glutamic acid-rich-like protein 3; amino-acid sequence: MPVILYSTSVSGCRATKKKIESIKTVLNSKNIEFTEIDISKDVEDKNKMRSLCGNEAALPPQLFNEEEYLGDYDLFYEAVEAQDVKKFLKLE